In the Ferribacterium limneticum genome, TCATCGTCCGCATCAACGTCAATCCGCGCAGTTGGGTCAATACCGGCATGGTGGTCGATCACATTCCCGCCGGCCTGGAGATCGAGAACCTCAACATCGCCCAGGGCGAGGGCATGGCCAGCACGCTGATCAACAACGTCAATCCGGCCGAAGCGATGCTCGATCCGCGCATCCAGCACGTCGAGTTCCGCGATGACCGCTTTGTCGTCGCCGCCCGTCTGCAGGGCAAGCTCAGTCTGTTCTACCGCGCCCGTGTCGTCACGCCCGGCAAGTTCGTCTTCCCGCCGATCTACGCGGAAGACATGTACCGGCCGGACGTTTACGGTCTGGCGACCGGCGATGCCACGCTGACGGTGACTGACGGCAAGGAAAAGCCGGCGGCTGTTCCGGTGCCTGCGCCAGCCGCAGCGCCGGCAGCAGTGGCAACACCAGCGCCGGCCAAGCCCTAAGACCCGGTGCGCGGCGCGGATTGGCCGAATTCCTGGCGCGGGTGGCTGAGCCGCCGTCCGCGCTGGCAGTGGGGCGTGCTGCTCGCCCTGCTGCTACTGGCGGGCCTTGACTACGCTTTCCCACCACCGGTGCCCGGCCGCGATGCGCCGAATGCGCTGCTGATCGTTGCCCGCGACGGCACGCCGCTGAGGGCCTTTCCGGACCGCGACCATGTCTGGCGCCATCCGGTGGCGCTCGAAGACGTCTCGCCGCTCTATCTGCAGTCGCTCGAACGCTACGAAGATCGCTGGTTCCGCTGGCATCCCGGCGTCAATCCGCTGGCCTTGGCGCGGGCGGCCTGGCAATGGGCATGGCATGGGCGCATTGTCTCCGGCGGTTCGACGCTGACCATTCAGGTCGCCCGCATCATCGAGCCGACGCCGCGGACGCTGGCCGGCAAAGCCCGGCAAATCCTGCGCGCCCTGCAACTCGAACTGCATTACTCCAAGGACGAAATCCTCGCCATCTACGTCAATTACGCCCCGATGGGCGGCGTTCTCGAAGGCGTCGAAGCGGCCAGTCGGGCCTATCTCGGCAAGCCGGCCAAGCGCCTGAGCCATGCCGACGCGGCGCTGCTCACCGTCCTGCCGCAAGCGCCGTCACGACTGCGGCCGGATCGCCAGCCGGCTCGCGCCCGCGTCGCCCGTGACAAGGTTTTGCAGCGCATGGCCGGGGTCTGGCCGGATGCCGAAATCAAGGATGCGCTGCAGGAACCGATCATCGCCCAGACCATCCGCGATCCGCTGCTGGCGCCTTTGCTGGCCGAGCGCTTGCGCAAGGAAGCGCTCGGCCAGCTGCGCATCGACACGACCATCGATGCGCAAGCCCAGCAGACCGTCGAGCTGTTGCTGAGCAGCCGGCTGGCCGCCTTGCCACCGCGCGTTTCGATGGCCGCCATGGTGGTCGATAACGAAACGCTGGAAGTCCGGGCCTATGCCGGTTCGGCCGACTTCGGCGATGTCGACCGCTTTGCCTTCGTCGACATGGTGCGAGCCTCGCGTTCGCCCGGTTCGACGCTGAAGCCCTTCCTCTATGGTCTGGCGCTGGACGAAGGCCTGATCCACTCCGAATCTCTGCTCGCCGATGTGCCGCAATCCTTCGGCGGCTACCAGCCGGGAAATTTCCAGCAATCCTTCCACGGTGCGGTCAGCGTCTCCGAAGCCCTGGCCAAGTCGCTGAACGTGCCGGCCGTCGAGGTGCTTGATCGCCTGGAGCCGAACCGCTTCGTTGCCGCGCTGCGCCGGGGTGGCCTGAAGCTGGATTTCCCCAAAGGTGAAACGCCCAACCTGTCGGTCATTCTTGGCGGTGCGGGAACGACGCTGGAACAACTGGTCGGCGCCTATACCTCTTTTGCTCGCCAAGGTGTTTCCGGCAAGCCGCGCTATACGCCGGAGGCGCCCTTGGTCGAACAGCGCATGCTGTCGCCCGGCGCCGCCTTCATCATCCGCGATGTGCTGGAATCCGGCGGCCCTGTCGGTCGTGCCGTCGAGCAGGGGCCGGGCATCCGCCGCGGCATCGCCTGGAAGACCGGGACCAGCTTTGGCTTCCGCGATGCCTGGTCGATCGGCGTCTCGGATCGACTGACCGTAGGCGTCTGGATCGGTCGGCCGGACGGCACGCCCAATCCGGGCTTCTTCGGCGCCAATATTGCCGCCCCGCTGCTGGTTGATATCTTCGATGCGCTCGACCATCAGCCAGCGACGACGCGAGTTCCGCCGCCTTCCGTGCAGCAGGAAAAGATCTGCTGGCCGCTGGGCACGCGCTTCGATCCGGCCGAAGAAAGCCTGTGCCATCGGCAAGCCCTGGCCTGGGTACTGAACGGCACGGCGCCACCGACTTTCCCTGATCGCCTGCGCAACGGCGAGGTGCGCTACAGCTACGAGGTCGATGCCGTCAGCGGCCTGCGGGTCACACCCGAATGCAGTTCGCGACCACGCCGCGGGGTTGAAGCCGTGCGCTGGCCGGCAGCGCTGGAGCCGTGGCTGAGCGCCGATGTCCGGCAAAAGGCCCAGACCCCCGCCTGGGATACAAAATGCCAGGCGAAGGGCGAACCGGAAGCCGGGCTGCGCATCGTCGGCTTGACCAGCGGCGAAGTGCTCAAACGACCGCGCCCGGATCAGCCGCCGGTGATTCGTCTTGAACTGCGCGGCCATCGTGGGCAAGTCTATTGGCTGATCAACGGCCGGGTTGTTGCCCATCGCTCGGCTGCCATGCCGCTGATTCATCGGCTGGAAGAAACCGGGCGGGTCGATATCACCGTGATGGACGATCAGGGGCGCTACGATCGGCTGACAGTCAGCGTGCGTTAGGCCTGGCTGAGGCAGACGTCAGGTTTGCTGAGTACGGGAAATGCAGGCTGCATGTGAAGCAATTCACGCAAAAGATCGCGAATTTCTATTCAATTCGCGTAAAATTCGGCCGAATCATTCGTCATTAATCAATGATGATTGCACCCCTGTTCGATCTCCCCCGGCAAACCCCCCATGCTCCCGACTTTCCTCTCTGACACCCGTCTCTACGAACTCACCTGGCGTGATGCAGCGGGGCCTGATCTACCGGTCGAGGCATGGTGGGGGCGGGAGGCGTTGTCCGGTGGGTTCGAAATCTGTATCGACCTGCTGGCGACCGATACCCACCTCGAACTCAAGCGTTTTCTCGGCCGTTCGCTGACGCTGAATACTCGTCTGTCCGACGGCAGCCAGGCCAGCCGCAGCGGTCTCGTCCGCGCGGCCCAGAAGCTTGGCGCCGATGGTGGTTTCGCGCGCTACCGCATCACCGTCGTGTCGTGGGTCTGGCTGCTCAGCCGCGGCCGCCACAATCGCGTCTTTCAGGAAAAGACCGTCATCGACATCGTCGAAGCCGTCTTCGCCGACTATTCGGATGTCGCCGCCTGGCAATGGAGCGACGAAGTCGCCGGCTTTCTGGCCGACGCCCGGCCGCGCAGCTACTGCGTCCAATACGGCGAATCCGACTACGCCTTCATTTCCCGGCTGCTGGCCGAAGAAGGCATCGGCTGGTGCGCCGAAGAAGACAAGGAAGCCCCGGCCGGCCACCGCCTGCGCCTCTTCGCCGACAGCCAGCGCTTCCCCGAAGACATCCTGTCGCAATCCGCCAACGGCGGGCAAGGCCTGCGCTACCACCGGGCCGATTCGCAGGAAGACCAGGATGCCATCCTCGCCTTCGGTGAACGCCACCGTCTGGCCAGCTCGCTGATCAGCGCCATCACCTACGACTACAAAGCCAAGAAGAACGTCAGCCTCAACATCCCCAGCGCCCAGCCCATCGGCGGCAAGAACGCCCCGGTCCTTGAAAGCCACGACCACCCCGGCCTCTACGCCTGGGCCAATGCCGCCGAAGCCGAACGCTACGGCCGGCTGGCCATGGAAGCCCGCGAAGCCGGCCACCGCACCTGGCTTGCCCGCAGCACCGTGCGCAGCCTGCGCCCCGGCACCGCCTTCGACCTGATCGGCCTGCCCATCGACCCCGCCAAGGCCGACGCCGAACAGCGGTACAACGCCACCGACATCACCCACCTCGGCATCAACAACCTGAGCGGTGAAGCCATCGCCGCCATCGCCCAACGCCTCGGGCAGGGCCACCAGAAGATCGATGCCGCCAACGGCCTGGCGACAGGCGACACCCTGACCCCGATCAGTGCCCCAAGCACCCTCTCGGCCGAACTGCTCAAACTCGCTGTCGACCGTGGCTATGGCAATACCTTCGACGCCCACGCCGCCAACACCCCCTGGCGCCCCGAGCTCGAAGATCGTTCCGGTGCCCGGATCAACCCCCGGCCCACCGCCCCGGGCCCGATGAGCGCCCTCGTCGTCGGCCCCGAAGGCCAGAGCAGCGCCAACGGTTCCGACGAACTCTGGTGCGACGCCCTCGGCCGCGTCAAAATCCGCTTCCACTGGCAACAAGCCGAAACGCCGGACGACCGCGACTCCTGCTGGGTCCGTGTCCTCAGCCGGCAAGCCGGTGCCGGGATGGGCTGGCAATGGCTCCCCCGCATCGGCCAGGAAGTCCTCGTCGACTTCGTCGGCGGCGACATCGACCGTCCCTACCTGCTCGGCGCCCTCTACAACGGCCAGGGGGAGGGCGGCATTGCCGCCACCCCGGGCGGCGAAAACACTAAAGCCCAACCCGACAACCTCTTCGATAGCGCCAGCGACCACCGCCCTAGCGGCCAGGGCAACACCGCCAGTGGCAACAGCCCAGCCTGGCACGGTGCCGCCGAAACCAGCCACCGCCACAGCGCCGCCCTGACCGGCTTCAAGAGCAAGGAATTCGGCAGCGCCAGCGGCTACAACCAACTGCTCCTCGACGACAGCGACCAGCAACAACGCCTGCAACTCAAGAGCACCCAACACACCAGCGAACTCAACCTCGGCCACCTCATCCACCAGGCCGACAACTACCGCGGCTCCTTCCGCGGTACCGGCAGCGAACTCAGAACCGACGCCTGGGGCGCGCTACGTGGTGGCCAAGGCCTGGTCATGACCACCTGGGCCCACCCAGCCGCCGGCGCATCGACAGCACAACCCGCCGGTGACATGGCCCCGGCCATGGCCCTGCTCAGGCAAGCCGACACCCTCGCCAAAACCCTCAACCAGGCTACCGCCACCCACCAGACCGTCCAGCTCGCCAGCGCCATCGGCACCCAGGGCAAAGACCAAAGCAAGATCGACCCCGAAGCAGCCCCGCTCAAAGCCCTGCACAAAGTCGCCAGCGGCATGGTCGACGCCAAGGATCAAACCGCCGCCCAAAGCGACGCCCAACAAAAAAGCATCAACGCCAGCGCCGACAAACGCCCGCACCTCACCGACCCCGCCATCGTCCAGACCGGCAAAGCCGGCATCGGCCACGTCGCCGGGCAGAACCTGCAATACACCAACGGCGAAACTCTGGTCTTCGAAAGCGGCAAAGACACCAATCTCGCCATCGCCGGCAAAGCCAGAATCCACAGCGGCCAGGCCATCGGCCTGCTGGCCGGCGCCATCGCCCCGGGCGAAGGCAACACCGGCATCAAACTCATCGCCGCCAAGGACGACATCGACCTGCAGGCGCAAAGCGACGAAATGAAGTTTCTGGCCAAGAAAGACGTCAAACTCGTCTCCGCCACCCAGCACATCGACTTCGCGGCGGCCAAGAAAATCCACCTTGCCGTGGCCGGTGGCGCCAGCATTACCATCGACGGCGGCATCACCGTGCAGTGCCCGGGAACGATTACGGTGCATGCGAGTAAGAAGTCATTTGCGGGGCCGACCTCACTGAGCAGGGAGATGAATACATGGCCAAAAACCACCTTTGACGACGCATATGTAATCCGCAATCCTGCTACGGGAGAACCGTTGGCCAACAGTGCGATAGAGATAACGCGGGGCGACGGCTCGAAACTGAAAGTTATGACCGATGCGGCAGGTAAAACCCCGATCCAGAAAAGCGATCTTTTCGAAAACATCAAAATTCGCCTGCTCGATTAAACGAAATAGTAA is a window encoding:
- the pbpC gene encoding penicillin-binding protein 1C; this translates as MLLALLLLAGLDYAFPPPVPGRDAPNALLIVARDGTPLRAFPDRDHVWRHPVALEDVSPLYLQSLERYEDRWFRWHPGVNPLALARAAWQWAWHGRIVSGGSTLTIQVARIIEPTPRTLAGKARQILRALQLELHYSKDEILAIYVNYAPMGGVLEGVEAASRAYLGKPAKRLSHADAALLTVLPQAPSRLRPDRQPARARVARDKVLQRMAGVWPDAEIKDALQEPIIAQTIRDPLLAPLLAERLRKEALGQLRIDTTIDAQAQQTVELLLSSRLAALPPRVSMAAMVVDNETLEVRAYAGSADFGDVDRFAFVDMVRASRSPGSTLKPFLYGLALDEGLIHSESLLADVPQSFGGYQPGNFQQSFHGAVSVSEALAKSLNVPAVEVLDRLEPNRFVAALRRGGLKLDFPKGETPNLSVILGGAGTTLEQLVGAYTSFARQGVSGKPRYTPEAPLVEQRMLSPGAAFIIRDVLESGGPVGRAVEQGPGIRRGIAWKTGTSFGFRDAWSIGVSDRLTVGVWIGRPDGTPNPGFFGANIAAPLLVDIFDALDHQPATTRVPPPSVQQEKICWPLGTRFDPAEESLCHRQALAWVLNGTAPPTFPDRLRNGEVRYSYEVDAVSGLRVTPECSSRPRRGVEAVRWPAALEPWLSADVRQKAQTPAWDTKCQAKGEPEAGLRIVGLTSGEVLKRPRPDQPPVIRLELRGHRGQVYWLINGRVVAHRSAAMPLIHRLEETGRVDITVMDDQGRYDRLTVSVR
- a CDS encoding type VI secretion system Vgr family protein, which gives rise to MLPTFLSDTRLYELTWRDAAGPDLPVEAWWGREALSGGFEICIDLLATDTHLELKRFLGRSLTLNTRLSDGSQASRSGLVRAAQKLGADGGFARYRITVVSWVWLLSRGRHNRVFQEKTVIDIVEAVFADYSDVAAWQWSDEVAGFLADARPRSYCVQYGESDYAFISRLLAEEGIGWCAEEDKEAPAGHRLRLFADSQRFPEDILSQSANGGQGLRYHRADSQEDQDAILAFGERHRLASSLISAITYDYKAKKNVSLNIPSAQPIGGKNAPVLESHDHPGLYAWANAAEAERYGRLAMEAREAGHRTWLARSTVRSLRPGTAFDLIGLPIDPAKADAEQRYNATDITHLGINNLSGEAIAAIAQRLGQGHQKIDAANGLATGDTLTPISAPSTLSAELLKLAVDRGYGNTFDAHAANTPWRPELEDRSGARINPRPTAPGPMSALVVGPEGQSSANGSDELWCDALGRVKIRFHWQQAETPDDRDSCWVRVLSRQAGAGMGWQWLPRIGQEVLVDFVGGDIDRPYLLGALYNGQGEGGIAATPGGENTKAQPDNLFDSASDHRPSGQGNTASGNSPAWHGAAETSHRHSAALTGFKSKEFGSASGYNQLLLDDSDQQQRLQLKSTQHTSELNLGHLIHQADNYRGSFRGTGSELRTDAWGALRGGQGLVMTTWAHPAAGASTAQPAGDMAPAMALLRQADTLAKTLNQATATHQTVQLASAIGTQGKDQSKIDPEAAPLKALHKVASGMVDAKDQTAAQSDAQQKSINASADKRPHLTDPAIVQTGKAGIGHVAGQNLQYTNGETLVFESGKDTNLAIAGKARIHSGQAIGLLAGAIAPGEGNTGIKLIAAKDDIDLQAQSDEMKFLAKKDVKLVSATQHIDFAAAKKIHLAVAGGASITIDGGITVQCPGTITVHASKKSFAGPTSLSREMNTWPKTTFDDAYVIRNPATGEPLANSAIEITRGDGSKLKVMTDAAGKTPIQKSDLFENIKIRLLD